The genomic DNA GTCGGCCCGGGGCGGGCGGGCGCAGCACCCGCAGGCCGTGGGACCGCAGCAGCGCCCCGATCGGCTCGGCGAGCGGCTCGCCGGTGGCGGCGTCCCGGGCGTGGGCCTTCACGAAGAACCGGTCGGTGCGCCCCAGGTACCGGCCCATCCCGGTGAGCACCTTCAGCTCGGCGCCGTTCACCTGGATGTCGGCCACGCAAATCTAATGACTGAACATAATCTCACGCTTGAATTAGCTACGTTATTCTGCGACAGGCTCGAACACGTACATTTCTCTGATAATAAGGGGGGCGAACTTGATTTACACCTCCCACTTGGCGTAGGTCACATTGACTGGAAGTGGATCGTACATATTCTCAAGCGTGTGGGCTATGATGGTACTATAACCCTCGAAATTTTTTCCGAAGATCGTGATTATCTACTCTTCAGCCGCGATAAGCTACGAAGATTATGGGAGACAGTAAAAATTTAACTATCACTCCCCCATAAACACCCCCCTACCATTGATTTCTCACGCCGAAATCTGTAGAATGCGTAAAATTAGTAACATAGCTTTCGTCAACAATTCAGGAGGCGGCTTTCATGCGTTATACTAGGCGCGAATTCATCAAGGCTGCTGGCGGTTTCGTGTGTGCATACACGCTAAGCCCAAATCTCCTAGAAGCCAACCAAACAGTAAGCACAAACATCCTCTTTTTAATAACTGACCAACATCATCATGGGGTGCTCGGCTGTTCAGGCAATCCATTGGTCAAGACGCCTTATATAGATAGACTAGCATCACAAGGTGCCCGTTTTAC from Armatimonadota bacterium includes the following:
- a CDS encoding sugar phosphate isomerase/epimerase: MTEHNLTLELATLFCDRLEHVHFSDNKGGELDLHLPLGVGHIDWKWIVHILKRVGYDGTITLEIFSEDRDYLLFSRDKLRRLWETVKI